CGCATGAGGTGGGTACGCACCACGGCCCGTCCGGTCAGCAGGTCGGAGAGCTCCGCGGGGGCGAACGCGTGCAGCCGCGACCAGAGCCCGACGAAGGGTTCCTGCGGTTCCTGGGCCTGGAGCCCGCAGAGGTGCGCGACGGCGTCGAGGGCCGGCACCCGGGCCCGGTCGAGCAGGAACTGACGGGCGAGTGTGGCACGGCCCAGGGCGCGACACGGGTCGACAGTGACGTGCTCATGGCTCTCGGCGCCGCCGTCCACGCCCGCGAGGTACTCCGCTTCGACTACCCGGCCGCGACCGCGCCGGGAGCCGACGGGGGCCGGGGGGACGCCGACCGCACGGCGCCCCCTCCCCGGCGGGCGCAGCCCCATCACCTCGTCACCTGGGGCGGCCGCTGGTACCTCGTCGCCTGGGACCTCGACCGCGAGGACTGGCGCACCTTCCGCGCGGACCGGATCGGCCCGCGCGTCCCCACGGGGCCCCGCTTCGTTCCGCGCGAGGTGCCCGGGGGTGATGTGGCCGCCTACGTGGCCGGCAGGTTCCACGGCTCCGACGCCGCCGGGGACTGGCCCTGCCGCGGCGAGGTGATCATCGACCTGCCGGCCGCCGACGTCTCCCGGTACGCCCGTGACGGCTTCGTCGAGGAACTCGACGCGCGGCGCTGCCGGCTCGTGCTGGGCTCGTGGTCCTGGCCCGGACTGGCCGCCACCCTCGGCAGGTTCGACGCGGACATCGAGGTGGTGGGGCCGACCGAGTTGAGGGAGGCCTTCGCGCACCTGGCGCACCGCTACGCACGCGCCGCGACGAACACTCCCGTCGCACCCGGTACGACCGCCACACCTGCCTCGCCCGGCACTCCTGCCCCTCCTGGCGCGGGCGCTTGAGCCGCACCGCGCCTCAAGCGCCACGGCGCACACGCCCCGGCCCTCGTTGCCGATGATTCAGCCCCGTCCGCTCCCGCGCGGGTCGATCGGGGTGAGGATCCCCAGCCGGTCCTCGATCGCCTGGGCCGCCGCCAGGCACAGGTCTTCCCGGAACGCCCGTCCGACGACCTGCACGCCGGTCGGCAGGCCATCGGCCACCCCGGTCGGCACGGCCACGGCGGGGACGCCGGCGAAGCTGGTCACGGTACACAGCCGCATGGCCGAGGCGACCCGGTCCCGTCCCGCCATGTCGCGCGACTCCAGACCCGGCTCGACGGGCGGTTCGGTGAACACCGGCCCGAGCAACAGCGGGTACGCGTCGAGGAATTCGGCCCAGGAGCGGCGGATGTTCAGCCAGGTTCCCATCAGCTTCATGAACGCGTCGGCGCTCGCCGGCGGGGTCCGTTCCATGGTCATGCCGATGTAGCGGTCCCCGCCCTCCCCGAGCAGCCCGCGCACCGCGGGCCAGGTGGGGGCGAACTCGGTCACGACGATCCGGCCGTACGCGTCGAGCGCCTCGTCGAGTCTCGGTACGTCAGGCACCTCCCGGACGTCGTACCCGGCGTCCCGCAGCGCCTCGGCCGCGTGCTCGACGGCTCGGCGCACCGTGGGGTGGACCCCGTGGCCTCCGGGGTCCGTCACGACCGCGACCTTCAGTGGGCCCGGGATCGGTGCGCCGTAGGCGGGCACCGGGACGGCTCGCGGGTCTCGCGGATCGGTTCCGGCGAGTACCTCGTAGGCGAGTCTCAGGTCACCCACGGAGCGCGCCAGCGGGCCGTCGGTGACCAGGAACTGTGAGGCCGGGCCCGGGTCGTCGGGGCCCAGCACCCGGTGGTCCGCGGGGAAGCGCCCGCTGGTCGGCTTCAACCCGGCCACACCGTTGAACTGGGCGGGGATCCGGATCGATCCGCCCGAGTCGTTGCCGAGGCCGAGGGCGGCCATGCCGGTGGCGACCGCCACCCCGTCACCACCGCTGGAGCCGCCCGGGGTCCGGTCGGGGTCCCAGGGGTTGACGGTGTCCCCGAACAGTTCGCTCCGCGTGTGCATTCCGGCGAGGATCAGCGTCGGGATGTTGGCGTGCCCGACGGGGATGGCGCCCGCCGCGCGCAGTCGTGCCACCGGTGGCGCGTCCGCGGGCGCCACCAGGTCGCGGAAGCGTTTCACACCGAACGTGGTCGGCACCCCTTCCACGGCGGTGCTCTCCTTGACGGTGAACGGCACGCCCGCGAGCGGGCCCGGCACCTCACCCGCGGCCCGCCCGCGGTCCGTTCGGGCGGCTGCGGCGCGGGCTCGCTCGGCCAGGATCAGCGTCACGGCGTTGACCCGGGGGTTGACCTCGGCGATCCGCTCCAGATGGCTGTCGACCAGTTCGAGGGCGGAGACGTCCCCACCGCGTACCGCGGCCGCCTGCTCGGCGGCCGTCATCCTCCACAGGGCGTCCCTCACGTCTGGTACCTCTTCCCGAAACACGTTCCGATGCAAGTGCATCGAAACAGTACCCCGGGAATCGATACGAGCGCATCGCATAAAGTGTGCGGGGACCCGGAGCACCGGAGACACCGGGAGTCAGGGAGGAGACGGGAATGCCCAAGCAGGTGAACTACGCGGACCGCCGCCACCTCATCGCCGAGGCCGTCTGTCGACTCGCCGACGAACACGGGCTGGAAGGCGTCACCCTGCGCGACGTCGCCGCCCGCGCGCAGGTGTCGATGGGCGCCGTCCAGCGCTGTTTCCGCACCAAGGAGGAGATGCTCTCGTTCACTCTCGGGCGGGTGGGCGACCGGATCGGCGAGCGCATCCGGGCCCGGCTGGTGGCGAGCCCCGCACAGTCGGCAAGCACCGCCCTGGGCCACGCGGCCACCGAGGTCGCGCTGCTCCGGGAGGAACACCGGGCCGAGGCCCGGGTATGGCTCGCGTTCGTCGCCCAGGCGGCCGTCAACGAGACCCTCGCGGCCACCCTGAAGGCCAACTACGCGGCCCTGCAAGAGGCGTTCACGCACCTCATCGCGGAAGCCGCCGAAAGCGTCGACGGCCTCGCGCGCCCCGAAGCGCCCCCTGTGACACCCTTCGACGCACTCCTCGACGCGTCACACGAGGCTCGCACCCTCCTCGCCCTCACGGACGGTCTCACCACGCACGTGCTCATCGGCCACCTCACCCCACAAGCGGCGCGGGACGTCCTGCACGCCCACCTGGCCAACCTCTGGGCGCGGACCGCGCGGCCCACGACCGACCCCGCGCTCCGTCCCGACCAACCCGACCGCTGACGGGCCGGAAACCGGTCGACGATGGTCAAAGGTCGATGAGAGCCTGTCCCGCATGGACGCCGACCCCATCGACCTCGCGCGACGTCTCGCGCGCGACCTGTTCCCCGAAGCGCTCGCCGTGGTTCTGGCCGGATCCACGGCCTCGGGGCGGGCGACGCCGAGCAGCGACCTCGACGTCGCGGTGCTCGTCGGGGACGGCGGCGAGACCCTCCGCGCGTGGGCGGGCGGCGGGAAGTGGCTGCCGCGACGCCTCTTGGCCGCGGACGCGGAACGCGGATCCGCCCTGCTCGAAGGACACCTGCGGCTGTGTCGATCGGAGGATCCGACGCCGCTCGTCGATGCCGCCTCTCGGATCCTCGACCTCGTCGGCGGGCCGCTTCGCGAGGGCTACCGCAGAACCTGGCGGGGTGTCGTCGCGTCGGCGGCCGCCCCGGTCGGGCGTTGACGGCGGACCGACGCGGCACCGCCCTACCGGGGCGGGGTGTCCGTACCCGACCCGCCGGCCAGGCCTCCCCGGCGCCCGGTCGCCGGCGCCGGCGCCACTGACGGTGGTGACGGCAGGCGGACGACGAGGCGGGCGCCGCCAGGACTCGGCTCCGCGTCCACGGAACCGCCGTGATGGGCCGCCAGGTCCCGGGCGATGGCCAGCCCCAACCCGGCCCCGCCCTGGTCGCGGCTGCGGGCGTCGTCGAGGCGGGTGAACCGTTCGAAGACCCGCTCCCGTTCCGCGGGCGGAATGCCCGGCCCGTCGTCCACGATCTCCAGCACGGCGACCGGTGCGCCATCCACGCCCGGCGCGGTGCGGAGCACCACGTCCACCCGCTCCTCCGCGAAGCGCTGGGCGTTGTCGAGCAGGTTGGTGACGATCCGGATCAGCCACAGCTCGTTGCCGGTGACCCGGATCCCGGCGGTGAGGGCCGTGCCGACCGGGACCCGGTCGCCGGCGCGGGCCTCGACCACGTCCCGGACGAGCTCGGTGAGATCCAGGGGCACGGTCGGCACGGGCTGCGCGGCGTCGATCCGGGCGAGGAGCAGCAGATCGGCCGCGAGTTGCTGGAGTCGCTCGACGTCCTCCAGCGCGCCTCCGATCAGTTCGGGCCACAGGTCCGGGTCACGGATCGCCATGGCCACCTCCAACTGGGTCCGCAGCACGGTGATGGGGCTGCGCAGCTCGTGCGACGCGTCGGCGATGAACCGCCGCTGTCGGATCCCGGACGCCTCCAGCCGGTCCAGGGTGGTGTTCATCGTCTGCGCCAGGCGGGCGACCTCGTCACGCGTGGGAGGCACGGGGACCCGGCGGTGCAGGTCCCGGTCGGAGATCTCCGCGACCTCGGCGCGGATCTCCTCCACGGGGCGCAGTGCCCGGCCGGTGACGCGCCAGGTGACGAGGGCGACGGTCGCGAGGAGGAGGGGCATGCCGATCGCGAGCGCGGCGGTGGTGGTGTCGTCGGCGGCGTCGGCGGCGCGCAGTGAGGCTCCCGCGTAGACGGTGACGATCCCGTCGGGGGTGTCGACGACGACCTGCGCCACCCGCACGCGCTGTTCACCGCCGAACGGTCGGTCCTTCCAGGTGTGCAGGCGCAGCCCCGGGCGCTGGGGCGACGGGGTGACGGGGTCGGGTCCGGGAGCGACGGGGACGGGCCCGGCGCGGAAGGGGCCGGGTGCGGCGAGTGGTCGGGGGCTGGAGAACAGTACGGTGCCGTCCGCGGCGACCACTTGGAGGAACTCGACGCCGGGGGCGAGCGGTCGGACGCGTCCCAGGTTGCCGGTGGCGGCGAGTGCGGCCACCGACTCGGCCTGTTGCCGGGCGTCGTTCTCCGCGTTGCGCAGCAGGTTGTTCTCCAGCAGGCCGATCAGGGCGAACGAGGCCGCGGTCAGGGCGGCGGCGACCACCAGGCTCGCGGCGACGGTGGCCCGGGCCCGTACCGTGGTCGGCCACCAGCGCCGCGACACGACCCACCGCGCCACCCACCGCACGGGGCGGCGCACCACCGGGAACCGTCGCGGCCTCGGGGGCCGGGGCGACCTCGGGAGGCGGCGCGGTCTCGGGAGGGCGCCGGGGCCGGGCTCCGGTTCAGCCACCGTCCACCGCCAGGCGGTAGCCCGCGCCCCGCACGGTCTCCAGGGCGACCCGGCCGAACGGCGCGTCGATCTTGCGCCGGACCGCGCTGACGTGGACCTCCACGACGTTGGGGTCGCCCTCGAAGGCGCTGTCCCAGACCTGTTCCAGGATCTCCCGTTTGGGCACCACCTCGCCCGGGCGCCGGGCGAGGCACTCCAGGACCGCGAACTCCCGCGCCGTCAACCGGATCTCCGTACCGGCTCGGGAGCACACGTGTCGCGCCGGATCGACGAGGAGGTCGCCGAATTCGAGGGCCTGGGGGGTGCGTCGGCCGCTACGTCGGCCCAGCGCGCGGAGTCGGGCGACGAGCACGAGGTAGGAGAACGGCTTGGAGAGGAAGTCGTCCGCGCCCGTGTCCAGCGCCTCCGCCTCGTCGTACTCGCCGTCCTTCGCGGTGAGCATCAGGATCCCGGCCTCGCTGCCGGCCGCCCGCAGGCGGGAGCAGACCCGGTAGCCGTTCAGGCCGGGCAGCATGATGTCGAGCACGATCAGGTCGTAGTCGTGCTCGGTGGCCATCCACAGGCCCTGCGGTCCGTCGAAGGCCACGTCGACGGAGAAGCCCTCGGACTGGAGCCCCCGTTGCAGGGCCACGGCCAGCCGTCGTTCGTCCTCCACCACCAGTACACGCATGCCGAACAGGGTCTCAGGCCCGGCCGTCGGCTTGCTGAAGGGGTCTTCAGGCGGCTTCAGGTGGGCTTCAGGTGAGGTCGCGCAAGCTCGGGACGCACCGGCCGCGGTGGCCGTTCGTCTTGAGGAGTCGCAGGCATGTCCCAGTCCGTCCCACCCTCGCCCCAGCCCGACCCGACCGTCCGGCCCGACACCGCCGCCCAGGCGGCACCCACCGTTACGACCGACCGGTCGCAGATCCCCGGGAACGCCGCGGAGACCGCTCCCCGGGACCGCAAGGTGCTCGCCCGGGTCGTACCGCGGAGCAGGGGAGCCCGCTGGGCCGTGCTCGGCGCGGCCGTGGTGCTGGTCGGCGGCGCGGCGGCCGTCACGGGCGTCGCCGTGTCCGAACACCACCGGGACCACCGCCCCGTGGGCATCCTCGGGCCGTGGGCCCACGACGGGGACGGCGACGAGCACGCCTTCGCGGGCCCCGGAGAGCGGCGGGCCGGCGACCGGCAGACGGGCAGGGAACGCGGTGTCCCGCCCCTGCCCGGCGGGAACGAGGACTCCGGCGGGCGGGTGACCGCCCCGAGGGCGGCGCCGGCGCCGCTGCCCTCGTTGGCCGCGAAGGACGCGGTCGAGAAGGCGGCCGGCGCGGTGAGCGGCGGCTCGGTGGAGAGCCTGCGCGTCGTCGGCCAGCAGGGCGGCGGCAGCGCGTGGCTGGCCGTCGTCGTCGGCCCCGACGGCGTCCGGCACGCCGTCACCCTGTCCGGCGCGGACGGCACGATCACCGGCAACACCGTCACGGGCGACACGGTCACCCCCGGCCGCTGACCTCCCCTCGCCGGCGGACAGCGAGCCCTCGGACCCCTTCCGTCGACACCGGGGCCCGACCCGTACGACCCGGGGCACGCCCCGTACGTACCCGGGCCCGACCACTACGTGCGCCGACGAGGTCCGCATGTTGCCGGATTCCGGCATGGACGCTTCATCGGTTCCCCTTCTATCGTGAGTTCCGTTCCGGAAGGGGACCGATGAACGGAAATCCCGCCTATCACGTGATCGCTCTCGGCATCGCGACCCTGGTGTGCCTGCCGGTGGCACTGGCCGTCCTGCGCGGACGCCGGATGCCGTGGTTGCGCCGCCGCACCGTGGCCCCGCGGCCGTACGCGTGGGGTGTCCTGTGCTTCTACGCGGTGGCGCCCGTGAACGCGGTGCCACGGATCCTCGACGCCCCACAGGACCTCGTCCTGGCCTGCACGGCGGCGGGTGTCGTCTGTGTCATGGCGGGGGCCGCGTTCATGTTGCGCGCCGAGCGCATCGGCCTTCGCTCGCCGGGCTGCCCCGCCGCGCACGAGTGAGCGGCCGGCGTGCACACCGTGCACGCCGTGCACGCCGTGACCCGGCGGCGCCGCGGCGGGTTCCGGTGAACTCGCCGCGCGTGTCGGGTCAGTGACCGAGCGCTTCGAGGTGACGGTGGAGCGCCGCATGGCCCTCGGGCGTGGGGTGGAGCCCGTCGGCGAGGAGTTCGGGGCTGTCCCGCAGCGGCTCCCACATGTCGAGGAAGTCGACGTGGTTGTCCTCGGCCCAGGCCCGCAGGGAATCGCGCAGGCCCAGGGCTCGTTCTCGGGTGAAGCACAGACCCTCGTGGTCGCGGGTGCGTTCCTCGTCGATCCACGCCGGTCCCGCGACGACGAGACGCGCGTTGCGATCGAGGGCGGCGGCGGCCAGTGCGCCGAGGCCATCCGTGAGGTGTGGTGCGGCGTCGTGTCCGGTCCGTGAGGGGGCGAGCGGCCGGGCCGAGTCGTTGATCCCGGCGGCGACGAGGAGGGTGTCGGGCAGGCGTGCGTCCAGGAGCCCGGGGGTCTGCTCGGCGACGTCGGTCAGGGTGCTGCCGGGAACGGCCAGGTTGAAGACCCGGTGGTCGGTCTCGTTCCGTGCGATGTGGGTGGCCGCCAGGCGGGCCGCCCACCCTCCCCGAGGGTCACAACGACCGTAGGCGACGCTGTCGCCCACGATCACGATGCGGGCCGCGGCACGCAACGGCTTCGCGTCCAGGTAGGCCCAGACGGTCTCCCCGGAGGAGAGCCGGACGCGTCGGCGGGTGTAGTCGTCGACCTCGTAGGCGTCGGCCGCGGCCAGTTCCCGATCGGTGAGGCGCAGCACGGCGCCCTCGACCGAGGCGCCGAACCTGCGCTCCAGGGTGAGGTGTACGTCCAGGCCGCTCGCGGCGATCACGGCCTGGTCGGTGATCGGCAGGGGTCGGGTCGTGTGCCCGGCCAGGGACGCCGGGGCGGTGGGCACGGCTCGGCCGAAGAGAGCGGTCTGGACCCGCTCGTCCATCAGCGTGCCGAAGGAGAACAGGGTGTGGGCGCGTGTGCCGGTCACTGTGAGATGGGTGCCTTCTCGTCAGGGATGGGGGCAACTCACCCTAATGGCCGCCCCGGAACGCGACGGACGGGCGGGCGCCACTCATCGCCCGGAGGCCGATGAGGCGTACGACGGACCACGACCTTCGGCCAACGGCCAACGGCGAACCGGCAATCGCCAACCGCCAACGGCCAACGGCCAACCGCGCGATACGGCCATCGGCGCGGATCACGTGGCGTCGGCTGCCGAATCCCGGCCGTTGTCCAGTGGGTCGCGAATCGCGTGCACCAGTCCGGCCACGAGGTTCGCGCGTTCGGCCATGGCGCCGATCACCAGGTACTCGTGGTCCGCGTGGGCGCCACCGCCGACCGCTCCGAGGCCGTCGAGCGTGGGCACCCCCAGCGCGGCGGTGAAGTTGCCGTCGCTTCCTCCGCCGACCGACCTGCCTTCGATACCGGGAAGCAACCGCTGGGCCACCGCGAAGAGTTCGGCTGACGCCGACACGGGCATCGGGGGTCGGCCGACCGCTCCCTCGACCCTGATCTCCGCCTCGTCCAGGTGCGGGGCGAGCGCCGCGAACGCGGACTCGACGCGCTCCTTCTCGGCGGTCGACTCGACCCGGACGTCGACGATGACGGTGGCCTCGGCGGGGACCACGTTGTCCAGGGTGCCCGCCGCCGCGACCGTCGGGGTGACCGTGGTTCCGATGTCGGGCCGACCCAACTCCGCGATGCGCAACACCTGGTGTGAGGCTTCGATGAGGGCGTTCACCCCGGCCGCGGGTTCGAGGCCCGCGTGGGAGGCCCGGCCCGTGATGGAGACCCGGAAGGTTCCGCAGCCCTTGCGGCCGGTCTTCAGCCCTCCGCCGTCGGCCGCGCCCTCGAAGACGAGGACGGCGCCGCACGCGAGGGCCCGTTCCTCGATGAGCGTTCGCGAGGAGCCGGAGCCGACCTCCTCGTCGGCGGTCACGAGGATCTCGATGCCCGACCGGTCGTCGAGCGTCGCGAGGCCGTGAACGGCCTGCACCAGTCCACCCAGCATGTCGAAGACCCCGGGGCCGGTCGCGTGCCCGTCCTCGACCGTGAACGGGCGGCGGTCGAGCGTGCCGAGGGGAAACACGGTGTCGTGGTGGCCGAGGATCAGCACGCGGGGTTCGCCGCCGCCCGACCAGTGGACGTGCGGTCCGGCCTCGCTCTCCACGAGGACGGCCCGCCCGCCGAGACGGCTCTCGACGAGTGCGGCGACGGCGCGGGCCGATGCCGTCAGGGCGTCGACGTCGCGTGACGGGGACTCGACCTCGACGAGCTTCCTGAGGTCCTCGATCATCGCGTCGACACTCACGCCCGCGCTCTGGTGCATCGTCATGTGGGCAAGATTAGCCGGCCCGCCGAGACGGGCACCCACGCCCCCGCGACCGACCCGGATGCCCGCGTCGCCCGCCCGGTCGACGTCCGCTCGGCCGACGCCACCTCAGTCGAGGACGGCGATGGCCTCCACCTCGACGAGGTGGTCGGGTACGTCCAGCGCCGCGACCCCCACGAGCGTGCCCGGTGCCGCCGGGGTGACGCCCAGTTTCGCCGCCGCCCGGGCCACGCCCTCCAGGAACGCGGGCATCTTGTCGGGCGTCCAGTCGACGACGTGGACGTTCAGCTTCGCCACGTCGTCGAAGGTGCCGCCGACCTCGGCCAGGGCGATGGCGACGTTGAGGTAGCACTGCTCGACCTGGGCGGCGAGGTCCCCTTCTCCGATCGTGACGCCGTCGACGTCCCAGGAGACCTGCCCGGCGATGAAGACCAGCCTCGAACCCGTCGCGATCGAGACCTGCCGGTAGGCGTCGATCCTCGGAAGTCCATCGGGGTTCACCAGGGTGATGGCCATGTCGCCCGCCTCCTCTGTCGCACGGGTCACGGACCCCGCACGTGCGCTCTCTTGTGGTTACTCGGGAACCTTAGGAGAGTGTGCGCTGACATGGAAGAACGCACTTCTCAGTGACTGAGGAACCTCATGGTGACCCAGCAGTTCAGCGGCTCGCCCGACGAGGCGGACCTGACGCGCGCCGACTCTCTCGCGCGCGAGATCTTCTCGGACATCGCCAACAAGTGGGCCTTGTTGATCATCGACGTGTTGGCGGAACGGACCCTGCGCTTCAGTGAGCTGCGGGGCGAGATCCAGGGAATCAGCCACAAGATGCTCACCCAGAACCTGCGCATGATGGAGCGCTACGGCCTCGTCGACCGGTGCGTGCACCCCACCGTGCCGCCCCGGGTCGAGTACACCCTCACCGAGCCGGGCCGCGCCCTGCGGCAGACGGTCCACGGCATGTGCGACTGGACCCACCAGTACCTCGGTCACATCGAGGCGTCCAGAGACCGCTTCGACGCCTGACGGTCGTGGCCGCCCCGTCGTGCCCCCCTCTCACGAGGGGGGCGGCCTCATGAGAGGGCGGCGAAGGCCGCGACGGAGCAGACCAGGCTGCTTCCGATCAAGACGATCAGCGCGATCGTGGCCAGGACGCCGCCCGGCGCGTCCGGGCGCGGGCCGAGGCGGATCGGTACCCGGTCGCCCGGATCGCGGGTCACCTCCACGGACTCGCCCACGTCCGGCGCCCCGGCCCCCATCAGTTGCAGGCGCCGCACCCCGCCGTCGTCCGGGAGCCGTACATCGATGGACGTGACCGCGTCGTCGACGCCGCCGAACGGGTCGGACGTACGGATCCACCCGGTCACCACGGCCCGCGTGGTCACGCCCCGGTCGTGCATCGTCTGTTCCTCGCGCATGTCGGTCCGGATCCAGGTCAGGGCGAGCCACGCCACGTTCATGACCAGCAGGGCCGCCACCGCGATCATGGCGCCGCGCCTGGCCAACCAGGCCACACCCGCCCACTGGGCGACCATCGCGCAGGCGAGGATCAGGACCGCGGACCAGCCGCCGCTTCCCGCCCACACGGCCCACGCGGACCCGTAGGCCGCCGCGGCCGCGACCGCCGCCGAAAGGACCCGACCGCCCACCCACAGCGCTTTCCCCACCATCCGTGCCCCCCGCCCCACCCGACGGCCCCCGCGCGTCGCAGCCTTGACCTACCCGGCCCTCGCGGCACGTACCCCTGCCCGCCGGCCCGTGCCGCCACCGGCGCCGACACGGCCCGTGGCCGGCCGCCCCCGGAAGTGGCAGTGCACCACTCGCGGCGGTTGACTGGCTTGGAGGGCAGCCGCACGCCTTCCGCCCCCTGGAGGTCCCCATGACCACCCACGCCACGGCCTTCGACCCCACCCGTACGGCCCACCTCAACGGACGGTTCGCCCCCGTCACCGAGGAGGTGGACGTCGTCGACCTCGACGTCGTCGGGGAGCTGCCCGAGGATCTCGACGGCCTCTACCTGCGCAACGGCCCCAACCCCCGCTTCACCCCGATCGGGTCCTACCTGTACCCCATCGACGGCGACGGGATGCTGCACGGCGTGTGGCTCTCGGGGGGTCGCGCCCGCTACGGCAACCGCTTCGTACGCACCCCCGCGATCCTCGCGGAGGAAAAGGTGGGCCACGCCCTGTGGGGCGGGCTGGAATCCATGATCACGCCCGGTCCGGACGTCGTCGGCCCCGACCTCGCCCACACCTTCAAGAACCTCCCCGACATCAATGTCGTCCGGCACGCGGGGCGCCTCCTCGCCCTGGCCGAGTCCGACTGCCCCTTCCGCATGGGCCCCGACCTGCAGACGCTCGGCAAGGAGACGTTCGACGGGCGACTCCCGGCCGGCATCACCGCCCACCCCAAGATCGACCCGGCCACGGGGGAAATGGTCGTCTTCTGCTACGCGCTCGAACCTCCCTACCTGACCTGGTCCGTCATCAACCCGGACGGGACCGTGGGGCGCGGCCCGACCCCGATCGACGGGGTGGACGAGCCGCTGATGATCCACGACATGGCCCTCACCTCCCGCCATCTCGTCCTCATCCTGGCGCCCGCGTTCTTCGACATCGCGGGCGCCATGCGGGGCGGCTCGTTCCTGGCCTGGCGTCCCGAACAGGGCACCCGCATCGCACTCGTCCCGCGCGACGGGGGCCCGGTGCGCTGGGCGAGCGACGAGGCGTTCTGGGTCTGGCACACCGTGAACGCCTACGAGGATCCGACCGACGACGGCATCGTCCTCGACTACGTCCAGTGGCCCGCGATCTCCCTCGGCCAGGACCCCGCGCAGGGCGCCACCGCGCACCGCGGTCTGACCCGGGCCGTCATCGACCCCGTGGCGGGAACCGTACGACGCACACAGCTCGACGACGCCTCCGTCGAGTTCCCCCGCGTCGACGACCGCCTGCTCACCCGACCCCACCGCACGATCGCCGTCGCGTCCGTCAGCGGACGCACCGACCGACTGCTTCCCGGGGAGTACGACGCCCTGCGGTGGTACACCGCCGACGGCACGGGCCTCGGCGCACGGAACTGGGACGCGGGAGACCTCTCGGTCGGCGAGCCCGTCTACGCGCCGACGCCCGGCAGCAGCGACGACGGACACGGTTACTGGCTGACCTTCGCCACCGACCGCACCGACGGCACCAGCCTGCTTCTCGTCATCCCCGCGCACGACCCCGCGCAGGGCCCCTGCGCGCGGATCCGCATCCCGGTCCGCGTGCCGCTGGGCCTCCACGGGGCCTGGTTGCCCACCGAGGAATAATGATGCCTGGGCACGGCGCCACGATCCTGTACGTGGGCAAGGCCTCGGCGGGCAAGGACGGCCGGCGCGGGCTCCGCAAGAGGCTCGACGAGTACCGGCGCGACGGCGCGGGCTTCCCGGTGGGCCATTGGGGCGGCCGCCACATCTGGCAACTGCGCGACTCGGCCGACCTGCTCGTCGCGTGGCGGTCCACACCTGACGAGAGTCCGGGCATCGCCGAGGCCTCCCTGATCGCCGAGTTCATTGCGGTCCACGCGGCCCGCC
This region of Streptomyces sp. NBC_00513 genomic DNA includes:
- a CDS encoding amidase, whose translation is MRDALWRMTAAEQAAAVRGGDVSALELVDSHLERIAEVNPRVNAVTLILAERARAAAARTDRGRAAGEVPGPLAGVPFTVKESTAVEGVPTTFGVKRFRDLVAPADAPPVARLRAAGAIPVGHANIPTLILAGMHTRSELFGDTVNPWDPDRTPGGSSGGDGVAVATGMAALGLGNDSGGSIRIPAQFNGVAGLKPTSGRFPADHRVLGPDDPGPASQFLVTDGPLARSVGDLRLAYEVLAGTDPRDPRAVPVPAYGAPIPGPLKVAVVTDPGGHGVHPTVRRAVEHAAEALRDAGYDVREVPDVPRLDEALDAYGRIVVTEFAPTWPAVRGLLGEGGDRYIGMTMERTPPASADAFMKLMGTWLNIRRSWAEFLDAYPLLLGPVFTEPPVEPGLESRDMAGRDRVASAMRLCTVTSFAGVPAVAVPTGVADGLPTGVQVVGRAFREDLCLAAAQAIEDRLGILTPIDPRGSGRG
- a CDS encoding TetR/AcrR family transcriptional regulator, producing the protein MPKQVNYADRRHLIAEAVCRLADEHGLEGVTLRDVAARAQVSMGAVQRCFRTKEEMLSFTLGRVGDRIGERIRARLVASPAQSASTALGHAATEVALLREEHRAEARVWLAFVAQAAVNETLAATLKANYAALQEAFTHLIAEAAESVDGLARPEAPPVTPFDALLDASHEARTLLALTDGLTTHVLIGHLTPQAARDVLHAHLANLWARTARPTTDPALRPDQPDR
- a CDS encoding nucleotidyltransferase domain-containing protein → MDADPIDLARRLARDLFPEALAVVLAGSTASGRATPSSDLDVAVLVGDGGETLRAWAGGGKWLPRRLLAADAERGSALLEGHLRLCRSEDPTPLVDAASRILDLVGGPLREGYRRTWRGVVASAAAPVGR
- a CDS encoding sensor histidine kinase, whose amino-acid sequence is MSRRWWPTTVRARATVAASLVVAAALTAASFALIGLLENNLLRNAENDARQQAESVAALAATGNLGRVRPLAPGVEFLQVVAADGTVLFSSPRPLAAPGPFRAGPVPVAPGPDPVTPSPQRPGLRLHTWKDRPFGGEQRVRVAQVVVDTPDGIVTVYAGASLRAADAADDTTTAALAIGMPLLLATVALVTWRVTGRALRPVEEIRAEVAEISDRDLHRRVPVPPTRDEVARLAQTMNTTLDRLEASGIRQRRFIADASHELRSPITVLRTQLEVAMAIRDPDLWPELIGGALEDVERLQQLAADLLLLARIDAAQPVPTVPLDLTELVRDVVEARAGDRVPVGTALTAGIRVTGNELWLIRIVTNLLDNAQRFAEERVDVVLRTAPGVDGAPVAVLEIVDDGPGIPPAERERVFERFTRLDDARSRDQGGAGLGLAIARDLAAHHGGSVDAEPSPGGARLVVRLPSPPSVAPAPATGRRGGLAGGSGTDTPPR
- a CDS encoding response regulator transcription factor, whose translation is MRVLVVEDERRLAVALQRGLQSEGFSVDVAFDGPQGLWMATEHDYDLIVLDIMLPGLNGYRVCSRLRAAGSEAGILMLTAKDGEYDEAEALDTGADDFLSKPFSYLVLVARLRALGRRSGRRTPQALEFGDLLVDPARHVCSRAGTEIRLTAREFAVLECLARRPGEVVPKREILEQVWDSAFEGDPNVVEVHVSAVRRKIDAPFGRVALETVRGAGYRLAVDGG
- a CDS encoding GDSL-type esterase/lipase family protein, with the translated sequence MTGTRAHTLFSFGTLMDERVQTALFGRAVPTAPASLAGHTTRPLPITDQAVIAASGLDVHLTLERRFGASVEGAVLRLTDRELAAADAYEVDDYTRRRVRLSSGETVWAYLDAKPLRAAARIVIVGDSVAYGRCDPRGGWAARLAATHIARNETDHRVFNLAVPGSTLTDVAEQTPGLLDARLPDTLLVAAGINDSARPLAPSRTGHDAAPHLTDGLGALAAAALDRNARLVVAGPAWIDEERTRDHEGLCFTRERALGLRDSLRAWAEDNHVDFLDMWEPLRDSPELLADGLHPTPEGHAALHRHLEALGH
- a CDS encoding M20 family metallopeptidase, whose amino-acid sequence is MTMHQSAGVSVDAMIEDLRKLVEVESPSRDVDALTASARAVAALVESRLGGRAVLVESEAGPHVHWSGGGEPRVLILGHHDTVFPLGTLDRRPFTVEDGHATGPGVFDMLGGLVQAVHGLATLDDRSGIEILVTADEEVGSGSSRTLIEERALACGAVLVFEGAADGGGLKTGRKGCGTFRVSITGRASHAGLEPAAGVNALIEASHQVLRIAELGRPDIGTTVTPTVAAAGTLDNVVPAEATVIVDVRVESTAEKERVESAFAALAPHLDEAEIRVEGAVGRPPMPVSASAELFAVAQRLLPGIEGRSVGGGSDGNFTAALGVPTLDGLGAVGGGAHADHEYLVIGAMAERANLVAGLVHAIRDPLDNGRDSAADAT
- a CDS encoding RidA family protein, with product MAITLVNPDGLPRIDAYRQVSIATGSRLVFIAGQVSWDVDGVTIGEGDLAAQVEQCYLNVAIALAEVGGTFDDVAKLNVHVVDWTPDKMPAFLEGVARAAAKLGVTPAAPGTLVGVAALDVPDHLVEVEAIAVLD